The following proteins are co-located in the Microbacterium immunditiarum genome:
- a CDS encoding efflux RND transporter permease subunit has protein sequence MSNLAVLSLKNRALIALITIVAAIFGGLALTNLKQELIPSIEFPALIVVSTYPGASPEVVSNDVSTPIEAAIQGVPGLESTSATSTTNASVIQASFTYGTNLATAEQKITQAINRIDSQLPDGVEPSVLTASIDDFPVIQLAVTGYDDEESIQAQLEASVIPDLEDVPGVNTAQTVGASGQRITITPDQAQLAASGFSQQAIRDALDQNGVLFPGGEITESEQTLTVQTGTKVTSVEELAALPLVPGDAAQFAAGTTTIGDVATVAQESDPITSISRVNGEPALTIAVTKLPAANTVDVSRGVLAVLPDLEESLGGAEFTVVFDQAPYIQQSIESLAQEGLLGLVFAVLVIFVFLLSVRSTLVAAISIPTSVLVTFVGIQAFGYSLNILTLGALTIAIGRVVDDSIVVIENIKRHYVGDADKRTAILRAVREVAAAITASTITTVAVFVPIAFVGDVTGELFRPFALTVTIAMSASLLVALTIVPVLAYWFLRPGKQILDAEGRAIDPEDPDAPPSRLQKAYLPILTWTLKHSWTTLLLAVLVLGGTIAAAPFMKTNFLGDSGQNTFTMTQDIGPAASLDAESAAAEQVEDVLQGIDGIETVQVSIGSSGSPLRDAFTGGGGGITYSITTDPDADQLALRDDVQAAVADLEDVGTITVAGGGGGFGSSDIEIDVTAPDSATLQEATDAVVAAVDGREGISQVSSNLAASLPFISVAVDRDKAASLGLSEVAVGALVSNTMQPQRIGTVEIGDTALTVFLAASQTPATIEELRALTVPSAAGPIPLSEVATVEQSEGPTSISTQRGQRTSTVTVTPATDDLNAASAAVNEALADTELPASADAELGGVLSQQQDAFSQLGLALLAAILIVYIVMVATFKSLRQPLLLLVSVPFAATGAILLQIITGVPLGVASLIGVLMLIGIVVTNAIVLVDLVNQYREKGLSAHDATIAGGSRRLRPILMTALATIFALTPMAMGITGHGGFISQPLAIVVIGGLVSSTVLTLLVLPTLYNLVEGAKERRAARRAGRDGSSAGGTDAATGDGPTDDQRELVGASLGAAVVGGAVEGGTEPVYETRRARRARQAGLAVGNAAVVEPASADAPADQSPTADSAAGASGAKPEVDEPAAGEPLVFIAEVPAEWTEPVEEAPRPEFVAPFVEEPGADEAESEVESESASESDAESDPAVEVESGPRVEDESEAEPAAGAESEAEAEAEPVLDSDPAAVSDPEPDGEPQPEDEAQTEHEPQPDPDGTSDSDADANEPQDEQPHADTDADADAGADSDADTDPEHPDR, from the coding sequence GTGTCGAACCTCGCCGTCCTGAGCCTGAAGAACCGCGCTCTCATCGCGCTCATCACGATCGTCGCCGCGATCTTCGGGGGCCTGGCCCTCACGAACCTCAAGCAGGAGCTCATCCCGTCGATCGAGTTCCCGGCGCTCATCGTCGTGTCGACCTACCCGGGCGCGTCTCCCGAGGTCGTCAGCAATGATGTCTCGACGCCGATCGAGGCAGCGATCCAGGGCGTGCCCGGCCTCGAGTCGACCAGCGCCACGAGCACGACGAACGCGTCGGTCATTCAGGCCTCGTTCACGTACGGAACGAACCTCGCGACGGCCGAGCAGAAGATCACGCAGGCGATCAACCGGATCGACAGCCAGCTCCCCGACGGCGTCGAGCCGAGCGTGCTGACGGCGAGCATCGACGACTTCCCGGTGATCCAGCTCGCGGTCACGGGGTATGACGACGAAGAGTCGATCCAGGCGCAGCTCGAGGCATCCGTCATTCCCGATCTCGAAGACGTGCCTGGCGTCAACACCGCGCAGACCGTCGGCGCCTCGGGGCAGCGGATCACGATCACGCCCGACCAGGCGCAGCTCGCGGCATCCGGATTCAGCCAGCAGGCGATCCGCGACGCGCTCGACCAGAACGGCGTGCTGTTCCCCGGCGGTGAGATCACCGAGAGCGAGCAGACCCTCACGGTGCAGACCGGCACGAAGGTGACCTCGGTCGAGGAGCTGGCGGCGCTGCCGCTGGTGCCCGGCGACGCGGCGCAGTTCGCGGCCGGCACCACGACGATCGGCGACGTCGCGACCGTCGCGCAGGAGTCCGACCCGATCACGTCGATCTCGCGCGTCAACGGCGAGCCGGCGCTCACGATCGCGGTGACGAAGCTTCCCGCGGCGAACACCGTCGACGTGTCGCGCGGTGTGCTCGCGGTGCTGCCCGACCTCGAGGAGAGCCTCGGCGGAGCCGAGTTCACGGTCGTGTTCGACCAGGCGCCGTACATTCAGCAGTCCATCGAGTCGCTCGCGCAGGAGGGCCTGCTCGGCCTCGTCTTCGCGGTGCTCGTGATCTTCGTGTTCCTGCTGTCGGTGCGGTCGACGCTCGTCGCGGCGATCTCGATCCCGACGAGCGTGCTCGTGACGTTCGTCGGCATCCAGGCGTTCGGCTATTCGCTCAACATCCTCACGCTCGGCGCGCTCACGATCGCGATCGGGCGCGTGGTCGACGACTCGATCGTCGTCATCGAGAACATCAAGCGCCACTACGTCGGCGACGCCGACAAGCGCACCGCGATCCTGCGCGCGGTGCGCGAGGTGGCGGCGGCGATCACGGCCTCGACGATCACGACGGTCGCCGTCTTCGTGCCGATCGCGTTCGTGGGCGACGTCACGGGGGAGCTGTTCCGTCCGTTCGCGCTCACGGTGACGATCGCGATGTCGGCGTCGCTGCTCGTCGCGCTCACGATCGTGCCGGTGCTCGCGTACTGGTTCCTACGTCCGGGCAAGCAGATCCTCGACGCTGAGGGGCGGGCGATCGATCCGGAAGACCCGGATGCGCCGCCCTCGCGCCTGCAGAAGGCGTACCTGCCCATCCTGACGTGGACGCTCAAGCACTCGTGGACGACGCTGCTGCTCGCCGTGCTCGTGCTCGGCGGCACGATCGCGGCCGCGCCGTTCATGAAGACGAACTTCCTCGGCGACTCGGGACAGAACACCTTCACGATGACGCAGGACATCGGCCCTGCCGCGAGCCTCGACGCGGAGAGCGCGGCCGCCGAGCAGGTGGAGGACGTCCTCCAGGGCATCGACGGCATCGAGACCGTGCAGGTGTCGATCGGCTCGAGCGGTTCGCCCCTGCGCGACGCCTTCACGGGCGGCGGTGGCGGCATCACGTACTCGATCACGACCGACCCCGACGCCGACCAGCTCGCCCTGCGCGACGACGTGCAGGCAGCCGTCGCCGACCTCGAGGACGTCGGAACGATCACCGTCGCCGGCGGTGGGGGCGGGTTCGGTTCGAGCGACATCGAGATCGACGTCACGGCCCCCGACTCGGCGACGCTGCAGGAGGCGACGGATGCGGTCGTCGCCGCCGTCGACGGGCGCGAGGGGATCAGCCAGGTGTCGAGCAACCTCGCCGCATCGCTGCCGTTCATCTCAGTCGCCGTCGACCGCGACAAGGCCGCGTCCCTCGGCCTGTCGGAGGTTGCGGTCGGCGCGCTCGTGTCGAACACGATGCAGCCGCAGCGCATCGGCACCGTCGAGATCGGTGACACCGCGCTGACGGTGTTCCTCGCAGCGTCGCAGACGCCCGCCACGATCGAGGAGCTGCGCGCGCTCACGGTTCCGTCGGCGGCCGGGCCGATCCCGCTGTCGGAGGTCGCGACGGTCGAACAGAGCGAGGGTCCGACCTCGATCTCGACGCAGCGCGGGCAGCGCACGTCCACCGTCACGGTCACGCCCGCGACCGACGACCTCAACGCGGCGTCGGCCGCGGTGAACGAGGCCCTCGCAGACACGGAGCTCCCGGCATCCGCCGACGCCGAGCTCGGCGGAGTGCTCTCGCAGCAGCAGGATGCGTTCTCGCAGCTCGGCCTCGCGCTGCTCGCCGCGATCCTCATCGTGTACATCGTGATGGTCGCGACGTTCAAGTCGCTGCGTCAGCCGCTGCTGCTGCTCGTCTCGGTGCCCTTCGCGGCGACAGGTGCGATCCTGCTGCAGATCATCACGGGCGTGCCGCTCGGGGTCGCGTCGCTCATCGGCGTGCTCATGCTCATCGGCATCGTCGTGACGAACGCCATCGTGCTCGTCGACCTCGTGAACCAGTATCGCGAGAAGGGCCTGTCGGCCCACGACGCGACGATCGCCGGAGGCTCTCGCCGTCTCCGCCCGATCCTCATGACGGCGCTCGCGACCATCTTCGCGCTGACCCCGATGGCGATGGGCATCACCGGACACGGCGGCTTCATCTCGCAGCCGCTCGCGATCGTCGTGATCGGCGGGCTCGTGTCGTCGACCGTGCTCACGCTCCTCGTGCTGCCGACGCTCTACAACCTCGTCGAGGGCGCGAAGGAGCGGCGGGCCGCGCGGCGCGCGGGGCGCGACGGCTCGTCGGCAGGCGGGACGGATGCCGCGACCGGCGACGGCCCGACCGACGACCAGCGCGAGCTCGTCGGAGCATCTCTGGGCGCCGCGGTCGTCGGCGGTGCCGTCGAGGGCGGAACGGAGCCGGTGTACGAGACGCGGCGTGCGCGGCGTGCGCGGCAGGCAGGGCTCGCGGTGGGGAACGCTGCGGTGGTCGAGCCGGCTTCCGCGGATGCTCCCGCCGACCAGTCCCCGACGGCGGATTCGGCCGCGGGGGCGTCGGGTGCGAAACCCGAGGTGGATGAGCCCGCGGCCGGCGAGCCGCTCGTGTTCATCGCCGAAGTGCCTGCCGAGTGGACGGAGCCGGTCGAGGAGGCGCCGCGACCGGAGTTCGTCGCGCCCTTCGTGGAGGAGCCGGGTGCTGATGAGGCCGAGTCGGAGGTCGAGTCGGAATCGGCGTCCGAGTCCGATGCGGAGTCCGATCCGGCGGTCGAGGTCGAGTCCGGGCCGCGGGTCGAGGACGAGTCCGAGGCGGAGCCCGCTGCCGGGGCCGAGTCCGAGGCGGAGGCGGAGGCCGAGCCGGTGCTCGACTCCGATCCGGCGGCTGTGTCGGACCCGGAGCCCGACGGGGAGCCGCAGCCCGAAGACGAGGCGCAGACCGAGCACGAACCGCAGCCGGATCCTGACGGGACGTCCGACTCGGACGCCGACGCGAACGAGCCTCAGGATGAGCAGCCCCACGCCGACACGGACGCGGACGCGGACGCCGGCGCCGACTCGGACGCGGACACCGACCCCGAGCACCCCGACCGCTGA
- a CDS encoding tetratricopeptide repeat protein, with protein MHLFDAPDSVRNIELSSLFTDRVEESEAFDASLAAHRRRLDQEAGESPRGRNVLVFHGMGGIGKSALSQRLEEWVGRSLNPSVGWGAPPATKVDATVRIDLHNAQGHIDGAERLAEMRIQLGRLKERWPLFDVAFAAYWAATHPLAPLPVIGSESGVAFAAPTIAILSALTEDRIPEDFDNPSTATSIGAVVTTWLADAISSRFRRRLAIDPPVGYDDLFIRCATEPSPSNPRPELLGLLASLLDYEIASWQGPTPLVVVFIDTFERVGDLGNAEGEALLNQVAYAMPHVLFVITGRDRLRWWDLSGRWLPHRGPRTWPLLVQGAVDEPRQHALELLSERDRRSLLQRIRESLDLPVSDDVLEEIADQSGGLPEYIRLAKESAIERNRNGLEITAEAVTGSLDDLVLRLLRDVTAEDEQAAIRAAALFPECTPALVAATASVTHGAAARALARPLFTPVIENPGRFTMHDRVRDAIRGAGHGSRGGWAEADWVDAGTRAISHSKTEFDDARRRYDLAFAAENGAEAAGVAGELLQIVGMAITVLCATEARVEQATAPGYADWLTEAVIKGPSIAGLRPFVPARAQTARGSDILRFIEAKSDSTPHSVRTAILRSLFDSSSHMSWIAGRHLAYAYASAADWDRALSTFDELIARKPENEFVRHHRALRLVVARRFGQALDAVPELSPKRHRGVRARIDAAHGKPAERVRILREAATRPDTTAGIKDRLEDEGFAWRWAALVDGDVSESQIESLHLRAASAGHDIAQRDAIVAKALKKGAVGDADLRWLVGVDRSRNDGHLGFREALVRCALAFASSDDSALRTLQQEISSRSQPRGQSWIPVDFLMEWLGYELPTAPAEWLIPREKVARRWIKIWSRWKERASSTPA; from the coding sequence ATGCATCTGTTCGACGCGCCGGATTCAGTGCGCAACATCGAGCTCTCGTCGCTCTTCACGGATCGCGTTGAGGAATCGGAGGCATTCGATGCATCGCTCGCTGCTCATCGGCGCAGACTCGATCAGGAGGCAGGCGAGTCACCGCGAGGCCGAAACGTCCTGGTGTTCCACGGCATGGGTGGAATCGGCAAGTCGGCACTCTCGCAGCGACTCGAAGAGTGGGTCGGGCGTTCCCTGAATCCATCCGTCGGGTGGGGGGCTCCGCCGGCGACGAAAGTCGACGCCACCGTTCGTATCGACCTTCACAACGCCCAAGGGCACATCGACGGCGCGGAGCGGCTTGCCGAGATGCGGATCCAACTCGGGCGGCTCAAGGAGCGCTGGCCTCTCTTCGATGTTGCGTTCGCCGCGTACTGGGCAGCGACGCACCCACTTGCTCCGCTCCCGGTGATCGGCAGCGAGAGCGGCGTTGCCTTCGCGGCGCCGACGATCGCCATACTCTCCGCTCTTACGGAGGACCGCATCCCCGAGGACTTCGACAACCCGAGCACGGCAACGAGCATCGGCGCGGTCGTGACGACGTGGCTCGCCGATGCTATCTCGTCGAGGTTCCGCAGGCGCTTGGCGATCGATCCGCCAGTCGGCTATGACGACCTCTTCATCCGATGCGCGACCGAGCCGAGCCCGTCCAACCCTCGCCCTGAACTGCTCGGGCTTCTTGCGTCCCTCTTGGACTATGAGATCGCCAGCTGGCAAGGACCGACTCCGCTCGTCGTGGTCTTCATCGATACGTTCGAGCGAGTCGGCGATCTCGGGAACGCGGAGGGCGAGGCTCTTCTCAACCAGGTCGCGTACGCGATGCCGCACGTTCTCTTCGTGATCACCGGCCGCGACCGGCTCCGATGGTGGGACCTGTCGGGCCGGTGGCTTCCACACCGCGGGCCTCGCACCTGGCCCCTCCTCGTTCAGGGCGCCGTGGACGAACCTCGGCAACACGCGCTCGAGCTTTTGTCGGAGAGAGACCGACGATCGCTGCTGCAGCGCATTCGGGAAAGCCTCGACCTCCCGGTCAGCGACGATGTGCTGGAAGAGATCGCCGATCAATCCGGAGGGCTTCCGGAGTACATCCGGCTTGCGAAGGAATCAGCGATCGAAAGAAACAGAAACGGCCTCGAGATCACCGCTGAGGCCGTCACCGGAAGCCTCGATGACCTCGTTCTCCGACTCTTGCGAGATGTCACTGCCGAGGACGAACAGGCCGCCATCCGCGCAGCGGCGCTCTTCCCCGAATGCACACCGGCACTCGTGGCGGCGACCGCGAGCGTTACGCACGGGGCGGCAGCGCGCGCACTAGCTCGACCCTTGTTCACCCCGGTGATCGAGAATCCTGGACGATTCACGATGCATGATCGGGTGCGAGACGCGATCCGCGGGGCGGGACACGGAAGCAGAGGCGGGTGGGCGGAGGCTGATTGGGTCGACGCCGGGACCCGCGCCATCTCACATTCGAAGACGGAGTTCGACGATGCGCGCCGCCGCTACGATCTCGCTTTCGCTGCGGAGAACGGAGCGGAGGCAGCCGGCGTCGCGGGCGAGCTGCTGCAGATCGTCGGAATGGCCATCACCGTGCTCTGCGCAACCGAGGCAAGAGTTGAACAGGCGACCGCGCCCGGCTATGCAGACTGGCTCACGGAAGCCGTGATCAAGGGGCCGTCGATCGCCGGACTGCGGCCCTTCGTGCCCGCGCGAGCACAGACAGCCCGAGGCTCCGACATCCTCCGCTTCATCGAGGCGAAGTCCGATTCGACACCACACTCCGTTCGGACGGCCATACTCCGGTCGCTGTTCGACTCGAGTTCCCACATGTCATGGATCGCCGGCCGCCACCTTGCGTACGCGTATGCGAGCGCGGCCGACTGGGACCGCGCCCTGAGCACATTCGACGAGTTGATCGCGCGGAAACCCGAAAATGAGTTCGTCCGACACCACCGCGCCCTGCGGCTTGTCGTGGCGCGACGGTTTGGACAGGCATTGGATGCAGTTCCCGAGTTGTCACCGAAACGGCACAGGGGCGTGCGCGCGCGCATCGACGCGGCACACGGCAAGCCCGCCGAGCGCGTGCGCATCCTCAGAGAGGCGGCCACCCGGCCAGACACGACGGCTGGGATCAAGGACAGGCTCGAGGACGAGGGGTTCGCGTGGCGCTGGGCGGCGCTGGTTGATGGCGATGTATCCGAATCGCAGATCGAATCGCTTCATCTCCGGGCGGCCAGCGCCGGACACGACATCGCCCAGCGAGACGCGATCGTGGCCAAGGCGCTCAAGAAGGGTGCCGTGGGCGACGCTGACCTCCGCTGGCTTGTCGGCGTAGACAGATCACGAAACGACGGTCATCTGGGGTTTCGTGAAGCCCTGGTTCGATGTGCGCTCGCGTTCGCGTCTTCGGATGACTCCGCACTGAGGACGCTTCAGCAGGAGATCTCCAGCCGCAGCCAGCCACGGGGTCAATCGTGGATCCCCGTGGACTTCCTGATGGAGTGGTTGGGCTACGAACTGCCGACTGCGCCGGCCGAGTGGCTCATCCCGCGCGAGAAGGTCGCTCGCCGCTGGATCAAGATCTGGTCGCGGTGGAAGGAGCGCGCGTCGTCGACGCCCGCGTGA